The following nucleotide sequence is from Aneurinibacillus soli.
TTCAATTTGGCCTCGTAGGAGGCACCGATGGCATTCCCCTGTATGGCGATGTCCATGATGGAAACACATCGGACAAAACATGGAACCCAGATGTATTGGATAAGATTCACAAACAGTGCGCTTCTATTGAACTGTCTGATTTTCTCTATGTAGCCGATTCCGCTGCCATGAGTAAAGCGACCTTACAGGCCGCAAAAGCGGCTAAGGCACACCTTCTTACTCGCGCACCAGCTCAACTCAAAATCGTCAAGGCCGCATTAGAAGCCGCTGATACACCGGATATCCCATGGTCGGATCACGTTACGTTCGCTTCGAGTAAAGAAGGGGCTACCTATCACTGGCTTGAGAGAGCTGCCGAGCATGAAGGTCATGAACTTCGGCTTTTTGTCATCGAGTCCAGTGCCCTCGACAAAAAGAAAGAAAACACGTTACAAGAGCAACGTAAAAGCGAGCGGGATCAGATCAAAAAGGCAGAAAAGCGCTTCACCAAGGAATCCTTTCATTGCCGGAAAGACGCAGAAGCGGCGTGGGACGCTTGGGTAGAAAATCAAAAGCTTCGGTTTCATCATGTATCTTGCTCGATCGTCGAACAAGAAGTCATTCGTAAGAAACGTGGACGTCCGAAGCAGGACGCTCAGCTGGAGACGGATACGTTGTATGGATTGAGACTGATTTATACCGAAGAGGAAGCGTTATTTCAACAAGCTAAACGGAAAGCTTCTCGATTTGTGTTAGCTACGACACTCCCGACGGAGTGGCACAACGAATCAATGGATGGGACAGCCGTACTTGGACTATACAAAGGGCAGATTCATGTCGAGATGAACTTTTCATTTTTAAAAGATCCTGTCTATACGGATGAAATCTACCTAAAGAAGCCCGAGCGTGTAAAGGTACTTGGCTATCTGCTTCTCCTTGCGCTTACCGTGTACCGGGTATTTCAACGCCGCATTCGCCAGCACATTACCGAGCAACAACCGATGCGTTGGGCCGGAGGTCGCATTCTAAAAAAGCCAACGGGAGAAGCCATTTTTCACATTTTTAAGTATCTACAAGTTGTCGTATTACGAGGTCTAAACGGAACACGAATCCGCCAATTTGATCAGCCGTTAACGAAAGAACAAAGCCGTGTATTAACTTCTCTCGGCCTAGACGAATCGATTTATCTTGGATAGTTGCATACTTTCTACAGCGATGGTTATCTATGAAAAATAGCCATCGTTTGTTGGCGTTCCTTCTTAAATCCCTTTAAAAATTCACCTTCTGCTCTCATACGCAGGGTGCGAAATGTGAGTTTTAAATAAACTTCGCCCAGTACCTAGCGGATTATTTCCTTCACTATTAACAAACATAACCTCAATAATGCCTGTACGATATTTCCTTGATTTCTTTGTACGTACATCATGAAATGTCTTGAAATATATAAGCTATTCCTCATTTGCAATCCTTTCATTTCATCCTCAATATGTTCACCTCCTATCGTTCTTGTTTTCAAAATCATAACCTTCGTTATCTCATGTTTTTCGATAATTCATATTTCATGCAAGAATTTTAATCATACATCGACAACTAGGGTAAGAAAAATAATAAGATTCCATACTAAGCTAATTGTAATTTTTTAGGGTGCATAATGATTGCTTATGTAGAGGAACTTCATTAATCTGATAACGTGCCAGTTTATACACAGGGACAGCTCATTCCTGCAGTCGAGTAGCAGAAGGCAGGATGATAGAATAGAAGGCGAGAGCTAGACTATTACAGTACCTACCTTTCCTTTATGAGGTTGTAGTTTTACAACTTAGGGGACGGGTAAAACCGTACCTAATCCAAATTCAAAAGCTAGCGCACAAGTCTTAAATCTAAAAAATGTAGATGATGCTGCAAAACAGTATGCCTCTAGCTTGAGAAATAGTATCCTTAATGGAACAGTTCGGAAGACGACTGGTGGAAAGATTGACGCAAAAGTATTGAGCGTCGCAGTAGATAAAAAGACAGGCGAGATGTTTTATGGAATAAGTGGATCAAAAAATAACCCGACTAGGTTAAATGAAACACATCCAGACTTACAGAAGATTATTGATCGTAAAAGGGTATCTGAAACGAACTATCCATTAGATAACTGTGGAGAGTTCAATACCATTAACCACGCTCTATTAAATGGAAATAAAATTACCGATCTGAAAATGTATACGATCAACATTAAGTCTGGTGAATTTAAAGAAATGTGTTTGAACTGTGATTCGATGTACAGTAAATTAATTACGATTATTAAATAACAAGGAGCGGAATCATGGAAGATAAGGTGCGAGATTTACTTCAGAAAGCAGGCTGGTTTAAGGGACGAGAAGTGGATATTAGCGAATACTTTAATTTTTTGAATTATGAAGAATATTATGTTTTTGAGAGTGCAGTTGATTTTCTAAAAGAATATGGTGGTTTGATAATCCAATTTGAAAATCCTAGAAGATCAGACAGCTATTTAACTTTGACTATTAATCCAATTGATGCAGCAAGCTCAATTTTCCGAGAAGTATCGAAAAGATATGAAAGATATTGTAACGAATCATTTGTTATCGTTGGAGAAATCCCACTTATGGATATGACTTGGTATATTTCTTCATCAGGAGCTTTTTATGGTGGAAACGATGATTTTCTTATCCGTTTAGGAGACGATTTTTGTCAGGCACTTTATAATATAGCGAGTGGTGTGGAATTAGAAGTTATTACTGTTGAAGATGAATAGAGAGGATAGTAGGAGATTTATAATCTAACGCTTAGATCGTACAATACATCAACAAACCAAACGCTAAAGAACTTTGCAAACACGCTTGATAAACTCTTAAAGGCTTATTCCAACTTAAACGATGAGGAGGAATGAGCCTTTTTGTATGTTCAAAATTGAAGGAGTAAGACAATGGTAAAGCAGGTAAAGGTGGGGCTACCCAGTGCCGAATTATTCCTAACTATGTCTTTTTTGTTTAATGGGGGGCAACAAACAGGAGATGAGAAAATTTTTATCCCCAATATGACCAAAAAGGGACGCTCTAACGTCCAAAAATCACCCTAAGAGCCTTCTTAAAACCTAATATGATAGAAGATTTGGGCGAGATGATAAAATGGAAATTGACCCAGTTAAAAACGCCCGTAACCATTTAAGCAAGCGAAGCAGGTAAGTGAACTTTAAAAGTAGCGTGTGGGCGGTTTAAAATTCCACCTTTCCGTGTGATTGAACTGGCACACTATTTTAAACCGTTTTAAAACCGCCGAACGATTCACCCTATATTCCTAAATAATACGAGTACGTGATACAGGGTGATCATAATGGCGGTTAAACTAGACGAGCTTTTGAAGTGGAAAAAGAGTCCGATTTTGGACGGGATGCTAGATGAGGGAATAAGTCCGAATAAGTGTGCCGAATGGCTACGAAGTGAAGGATTTTCCATATCGACTCCTACCGTCTACACGT
It contains:
- a CDS encoding SUKH-3 domain-containing protein, which gives rise to MEDKVRDLLQKAGWFKGREVDISEYFNFLNYEEYYVFESAVDFLKEYGGLIIQFENPRRSDSYLTLTINPIDAASSIFREVSKRYERYCNESFVIVGEIPLMDMTWYISSSGAFYGGNDDFLIRLGDDFCQALYNIASGVELEVITVEDE